In Streptomyces puniciscabiei, a single genomic region encodes these proteins:
- a CDS encoding response regulator transcription factor produces MPQPAIRTVLAEDERMVRTALRAILSVEPDVEVVGEAATGAEAVSVVRELRPDVVLMDVRMPEIDGIRATEQILAGLDEPPRIVVVTTFENDSYVYDALRAGASGFLLKRADADTLVQTVRLVARTDSLLFPSAVRALAAEHGRGAAPSAPWVSKLTGRERDVLRHMAEGLTNAEIARRLDVGPATVKSHVAAVLAKTGTRDRTQAVIAAYEAGFLSAR; encoded by the coding sequence ATGCCCCAGCCCGCGATCCGGACCGTCCTCGCCGAGGACGAACGCATGGTCCGCACCGCCCTGCGTGCCATCCTCTCCGTCGAGCCCGACGTGGAGGTGGTCGGTGAGGCGGCGACCGGTGCCGAGGCCGTGTCCGTCGTGCGGGAGCTGCGGCCCGATGTCGTCCTCATGGACGTCCGCATGCCGGAGATCGACGGCATCCGGGCCACCGAGCAGATCCTCGCCGGCCTTGACGAGCCGCCCCGGATCGTGGTCGTGACCACCTTCGAGAACGACTCCTACGTGTACGACGCGCTGCGCGCCGGAGCCTCCGGGTTCCTGCTCAAGCGGGCGGACGCCGACACCCTCGTACAGACGGTACGGCTGGTCGCGCGCACCGACAGCCTGCTGTTCCCGTCGGCCGTCCGCGCCCTCGCGGCCGAACACGGGCGCGGGGCCGCCCCGTCCGCGCCGTGGGTGAGCAAACTCACCGGACGCGAGCGCGATGTGCTGCGGCACATGGCCGAGGGACTGACCAACGCCGAGATCGCCCGGCGGCTGGACGTGGGTCCCGCCACCGTGAAGTCGCACGTCGCGGCGGTGCTGGCCAAGACGGGCACCCGGGACCGCACCCAGGCGGTGATCGCCGCCTACGAGGCCGGTTTCCTGAGCGCGCGGTGA
- a CDS encoding MFS transporter encodes MSTNQMPRAAQLAPAEGDLGPTRSSAALTLTAALLGFALICLDASVVNVALPAIGSSLGGGMSGLQWVVDAYTLAFAALMLSTGAFSDRTGASRAFALGTSVFTLASAACGLAPNLPALIGARVVQGVAAAVVLPATLALVRQAYREPARRARAVATWAAGGSLAVALGPVAGGALTTAWDWRGIFFVNLPVGAAILALLVRAPRSRPRPAPLDLPGQLTAVVALVCLTFAVIEGGTAGWAALTVAVLAGAAFLRIEARQPHPVVPLGLFRDRTVATAVAAGSACSVAFFGMVFVFSLFFQQVQGHSALYAGLMFLPMTGLIAVTNVVAGKLAGRHGPRLPMLVGQPLAVAGLLLLLYVDAGTPPALVSVLLVPLALGCALTVPPLTAAMMEAVPAERAGLAAGVLNSARQVAGGLGIAVFGALLGHGFEAGLRWSLAVGAALLTVTFALSFRLAGRSARTS; translated from the coding sequence ATGTCAACGAACCAGATGCCCAGGGCCGCACAACTCGCCCCTGCGGAAGGAGACTTGGGACCCACACGGTCCTCCGCCGCGCTCACCCTCACCGCCGCCCTGCTCGGCTTCGCGCTGATCTGCCTCGACGCGTCCGTGGTCAATGTGGCGCTGCCCGCGATCGGCTCCTCCCTGGGCGGCGGGATGTCCGGCCTGCAGTGGGTGGTGGACGCCTACACGCTGGCCTTCGCCGCGCTGATGCTGTCCACCGGGGCCTTCTCCGACCGGACCGGGGCGAGCCGGGCGTTCGCCCTCGGCACCAGCGTGTTCACGCTCGCCTCGGCGGCCTGCGGACTGGCGCCGAACCTGCCGGCCCTGATCGGCGCGCGGGTGGTCCAGGGCGTCGCGGCGGCCGTGGTGCTCCCGGCCACGCTGGCGCTGGTGCGGCAGGCGTACCGGGAGCCGGCGCGGCGGGCCCGCGCGGTGGCGACCTGGGCGGCGGGCGGTTCGCTGGCCGTGGCGCTCGGTCCGGTGGCGGGCGGTGCGCTGACCACCGCCTGGGACTGGCGCGGCATCTTCTTCGTCAACCTGCCGGTGGGCGCCGCGATCCTGGCCCTGCTGGTCCGCGCCCCGCGCTCGCGGCCCCGCCCGGCACCGCTGGACCTGCCGGGCCAGCTGACGGCGGTGGTGGCCCTGGTCTGCCTGACCTTCGCGGTCATCGAGGGCGGGACGGCGGGCTGGGCGGCACTGACGGTGGCGGTCCTCGCGGGCGCGGCGTTCCTGCGCATCGAGGCGCGCCAACCCCACCCGGTGGTGCCCCTCGGCCTGTTCCGCGACCGGACCGTGGCCACGGCGGTGGCGGCCGGCTCCGCGTGCAGCGTGGCCTTCTTCGGCATGGTGTTCGTCTTCTCGCTGTTCTTCCAGCAGGTGCAGGGCCACTCCGCGCTGTACGCCGGGCTGATGTTCCTGCCGATGACGGGCCTGATCGCGGTGACGAACGTGGTGGCGGGCAAGCTCGCGGGGCGTCACGGCCCCCGGCTGCCGATGCTGGTGGGCCAGCCGCTCGCCGTCGCCGGCCTGCTCCTGCTGCTGTACGTCGACGCCGGCACGCCCCCGGCCCTGGTGTCCGTGCTGCTGGTGCCGCTGGCCCTGGGCTGTGCGCTGACGGTGCCGCCGCTGACCGCCGCGATGATGGAGGCCGTACCCGCCGAGCGGGCGGGCCTCGCGGCCGGGGTGCTCAACTCGGCCCGGCAGGTGGCCGGCGGCCTGGGCATCGCGGTGTTCGGGGCGCTGCTCGGCCATGGCTTCGAGGCCGGCCTGCGCTGGAGCCTGGCCGTCGGCGCGGCCCTGCTCACGGTGACCTTCGCCCTCAGCTTCCGTCTCGCAGGTCGCTCGGCCAGGACGTCCTGA
- a CDS encoding sensor histidine kinase, translating to MTRALGTLLGGRARRRWIHLILGGALAMPYVLVGSVIVGPLTGVDDVFQSLPLQLGSFAVGLPIAAVTALFPLTRPLESAAVRALCGIDADLLAHGPARTRAERARTAAWFTLHLGLGGIIAGMSLAVPPFAVVLIVLPLFAGLRRSPLALPHALDHGWAAALSPLAGLAMLFALAACAAGCGALLARWAPALLGPTREDRLAAAEARAADLAVRNRLARELHDSVGHALSAVTLQAGAARRLLDTDPEFVREALAAIEETTRRTVGELDSVLGVLRDGDAPGTAPAPTLESDLEGLLRRTRAAGQPVTATVAADPAALPPLVSREAYRIVQEGLSNALKHAGTPVTVRIASAAGHLELTVENPLGAAPAPRPGGGHGLRGIADRVRLLGGTAQAGPAGDTWRLCVRLPLKAA from the coding sequence GTGACAAGGGCGTTGGGGACGCTGCTGGGCGGGCGGGCGCGGCGCCGGTGGATCCATCTGATCCTCGGCGGCGCGCTCGCCATGCCGTACGTCCTCGTCGGCTCGGTGATCGTCGGGCCGCTCACCGGTGTGGACGACGTCTTCCAGTCGCTGCCGCTCCAACTGGGTTCGTTCGCGGTCGGGTTGCCGATCGCCGCCGTCACCGCGCTGTTCCCGCTGACCCGGCCGCTGGAGTCGGCGGCGGTACGGGCCCTGTGCGGGATCGACGCGGACCTGCTCGCCCACGGCCCGGCCCGGACGCGGGCCGAACGGGCCCGTACGGCGGCCTGGTTCACGCTGCACCTCGGCCTCGGCGGGATCATCGCCGGAATGTCGCTGGCCGTGCCGCCGTTCGCGGTGGTGCTGATCGTGCTGCCCCTGTTCGCGGGACTGCGCCGCTCCCCGCTCGCCCTGCCCCATGCCCTCGACCACGGCTGGGCGGCCGCGCTGTCCCCGCTCGCGGGCCTGGCCATGCTGTTCGCGCTCGCCGCGTGCGCCGCCGGCTGCGGGGCGCTGCTGGCCCGCTGGGCGCCCGCGCTGCTCGGACCCACCCGCGAGGACCGGCTGGCCGCCGCCGAGGCCCGCGCCGCCGACCTCGCCGTGCGCAACCGGCTCGCCCGCGAGCTGCACGACTCCGTCGGCCACGCGCTGAGCGCCGTCACCCTCCAGGCGGGCGCGGCCCGCCGGCTCCTCGACACCGACCCGGAGTTCGTGCGCGAGGCGCTCGCCGCCATCGAGGAGACCACCCGGCGCACGGTCGGCGAACTCGACTCCGTGCTGGGCGTGTTGCGGGACGGGGACGCGCCCGGCACCGCGCCCGCGCCGACCCTGGAGAGCGACCTGGAGGGTCTGCTGCGCCGGACCCGGGCCGCCGGGCAGCCCGTGACGGCCACCGTCGCCGCCGACCCCGCCGCGCTGCCGCCGCTGGTCTCCCGGGAGGCGTACCGGATCGTGCAGGAGGGGCTGAGCAACGCCCTGAAGCATGCCGGTACGCCCGTCACCGTCCGCATCGCCTCCGCCGCCGGGCATCTGGAGCTCACCGTCGAGAACCCCCTGGGCGCGGCCCCGGCTCCCCGGCCCGGCGGCGGCCACGGTCTGCGGGGCATCGCCGACCGGGTGCGGCTGCTCGGCGGCACGGCACAGGCGGGGCCGGCGGGAGACACCTGGCGCCTGTGCGTACGACTTCCGTTGAAGGCTGCCTGA
- a CDS encoding GlxA family transcriptional regulator — protein MPHRVAVIAPSPVSMFNLAIPEMLFGKVEVDGRPCYEVIVCTADPGPVPTTGGLDLYVRHGLDAVRDADTVVVAGTGAPFEPEPRIVAAVRAAAADGKRIASICTGAFQLAEAGLLHGRRATTYWAHADELRKRYPQVQLQGDVLYVQDGPYVTSSGYAAGIDLCLHLIRTDYGAAVANEVARLALVAPVRPGGQTQFAHTPLPPERGTACADTRGWAMRHLDKPLTLTDLARHAGVSVRTLTRRFHAESGVSPLQWLLHQRIERAKELLETTTLPMDQVATACGLGTADSLRAHLVRRTGLTPSAYRAQFSRLGTGSGTTSGAVTSSVA, from the coding sequence ATGCCGCACCGTGTCGCCGTCATCGCACCCTCGCCGGTCTCGATGTTCAACCTCGCGATTCCCGAGATGCTGTTCGGCAAGGTGGAGGTGGACGGCCGGCCGTGCTACGAGGTGATCGTCTGCACCGCGGACCCGGGCCCGGTCCCCACCACCGGCGGACTCGACCTGTACGTACGCCACGGGCTCGACGCGGTGCGGGATGCGGACACGGTGGTCGTCGCGGGCACCGGCGCCCCGTTCGAGCCGGAGCCCCGGATCGTGGCCGCCGTCCGTGCGGCCGCCGCCGACGGCAAGCGGATCGCCTCCATCTGCACCGGCGCCTTCCAGCTCGCCGAGGCGGGCCTGCTGCACGGCCGCAGGGCCACCACGTACTGGGCGCACGCCGACGAACTGCGCAAGCGGTACCCCCAGGTCCAGCTGCAGGGTGACGTCCTCTACGTCCAGGACGGGCCGTACGTCACCTCCTCCGGCTACGCCGCCGGCATCGACCTGTGCCTGCACCTCATCCGCACCGACTACGGCGCCGCCGTCGCCAACGAGGTCGCCCGCCTCGCCCTGGTCGCCCCGGTCCGCCCCGGCGGCCAGACCCAGTTCGCCCACACCCCGCTGCCGCCCGAGCGCGGCACCGCCTGCGCCGACACCCGCGGCTGGGCCATGCGCCACCTCGACAAGCCGCTCACCCTCACCGACCTGGCCCGGCACGCCGGGGTCTCGGTGCGCACACTCACCCGCCGCTTCCACGCGGAGAGCGGGGTCAGCCCCCTGCAGTGGCTCCTCCACCAGCGCATCGAGCGCGCCAAGGAACTCCTGGAGACCACCACGCTGCCCATGGACCAGGTGGCCACCGCCTGCGGCCTCGGCACGGCCGACTCCCTGCGCGCCCACCTGGTCCGCCGCACCGGCCTCACCCCGAGTGCGTACCGGGCCCAGTTCAGCCGCCTCGGAACCGGGTCCGGAACCACGTCCGGTGCGGTCACGTCCTCCGTTGCATGA
- a CDS encoding aldehyde dehydrogenase (NADP(+)) encodes MAAAPVWSVDPRTGKQREQVAVEATAQEVDAAVRAAHAARGALADRAVRSAFLRSAAAGLDAARDGLVETADAETALGPVRLTGELARTSYQLRAFAGIVDEGAFLDVVINHPDDTATPPIPDLRRYKVPLGVVAVYSASNFPFAFSVAGGDTASALAAGCPVVVKAHPDHPALSELVAKVLRRAAAEHGIPEGVVGLVHGFEAGVELIKHPLVSAAGFTGSVRGGRALFDAAAARPVPIPFHGELGSLNPVLVTEAAAVERAEEIGTGLAGSMTLGVGQFCVKPGLVLVPSGAAGDGLVKALTAAVSDTGAGVLLDHRMRDNFIAGVAERAQLPEVDSPVTPGAGGEHTVSAGFLTVPASRLAEEGDHDRLLEECFGPVTVVVRYENESEAAAVLSRLPGNLTATVQLSAEEAAGQGRGAEILAELTPLAGRVVVNAWPTGVAVAPAQHHGGPYPATTSTSTSVGGTAIERWLRPVAYQNAPSALLPAELRDDNPLGLPRRFNGVLER; translated from the coding sequence GTGGCAGCAGCACCAGTCTGGAGTGTCGACCCGCGTACCGGGAAGCAGCGTGAGCAGGTTGCGGTGGAGGCTACCGCCCAGGAGGTGGACGCGGCGGTCCGGGCGGCCCACGCCGCACGCGGCGCCCTCGCCGACCGTGCGGTGCGCTCCGCCTTCCTGCGCTCGGCCGCCGCGGGCCTGGACGCGGCCAGGGACGGCCTGGTCGAGACCGCCGACGCCGAGACCGCCCTCGGCCCGGTCCGGCTGACCGGTGAACTCGCCCGCACCAGCTACCAGCTGCGGGCCTTCGCCGGCATCGTCGACGAGGGCGCCTTCCTCGACGTCGTCATCAACCACCCCGACGACACCGCGACCCCGCCCATCCCGGACCTGCGCCGCTACAAGGTGCCGCTCGGCGTCGTCGCCGTCTACTCCGCCTCCAACTTCCCCTTCGCCTTCTCCGTCGCCGGCGGCGACACCGCGAGCGCGCTCGCCGCGGGCTGCCCGGTCGTCGTCAAGGCCCACCCCGACCACCCGGCCCTGTCCGAGCTGGTCGCCAAGGTGCTGCGCCGGGCCGCCGCCGAGCACGGCATCCCGGAGGGCGTCGTCGGCCTCGTGCACGGCTTCGAGGCGGGCGTCGAGCTGATCAAGCACCCGCTGGTCTCCGCCGCGGGCTTCACCGGTTCCGTACGGGGCGGACGCGCCCTCTTCGACGCGGCCGCCGCCCGGCCCGTGCCGATCCCGTTCCACGGTGAGCTGGGCTCGCTGAACCCGGTCCTGGTGACCGAGGCCGCCGCCGTCGAGCGGGCCGAGGAGATCGGCACCGGGCTCGCCGGGTCGATGACGCTGGGGGTCGGGCAGTTCTGCGTGAAGCCCGGTCTGGTGCTGGTGCCGTCCGGCGCGGCGGGCGACGGCCTGGTCAAGGCCCTGACGGCCGCGGTGAGCGACACCGGGGCGGGGGTGCTGCTCGACCACCGGATGCGGGACAACTTCATCGCCGGGGTGGCCGAGCGGGCGCAGCTCCCCGAGGTGGACTCCCCGGTCACCCCGGGGGCGGGCGGCGAGCACACGGTCAGCGCCGGGTTCCTCACGGTGCCGGCGAGCAGGCTGGCCGAGGAGGGGGACCACGACCGGCTCCTGGAGGAGTGCTTCGGACCGGTCACCGTGGTGGTCCGCTACGAGAACGAGAGTGAGGCGGCGGCGGTTCTCTCCCGTCTGCCGGGCAACCTGACGGCGACGGTGCAGCTGTCCGCCGAGGAGGCGGCCGGCCAGGGGCGCGGCGCGGAGATCCTCGCCGAGCTGACCCCGCTGGCCGGGCGCGTGGTGGTCAACGCGTGGCCGACGGGGGTCGCGGTGGCGCCGGCCCAGCACCACGGGGGGCCCTACCCGGCTACGACCTCCACGTCCACGTCCGTGGGCGGTACGGCCATCGAGCGGTGGCTGAGGCCGGTCGCCTACCAGAACGCGCCGTCGGCCCTGCTGCCGGCCGAGCTGAGGGACGACAACCCGCTGGGACTTCCCCGGAGGTTCAACGGGGTTCTGGAGCGATAG
- a CDS encoding GNAT family N-acetyltransferase translates to MEIALRVVEDGDLPVFFRQMTDPEAVRMAAFGPEKPYDRESFAAHWERLRNSSDIQRTVLADGHVVGSAAVYGAAGEREVTYWIDRAYWGRGVATAALRALLAEVPERPLYARAAADNAASLRVLHKCGFRETARARGYASGRGRQIEEVVLVLDA, encoded by the coding sequence ATGGAGATCGCGCTGCGTGTCGTCGAGGACGGTGACCTGCCGGTGTTCTTCCGGCAGATGACCGACCCGGAAGCCGTCCGGATGGCCGCGTTCGGCCCGGAGAAGCCCTACGACCGGGAGTCCTTCGCGGCCCACTGGGAGCGGCTGCGCAACTCCTCCGACATACAGCGCACGGTCCTGGCCGACGGCCACGTGGTGGGCAGCGCGGCGGTCTACGGGGCGGCCGGCGAGCGCGAGGTGACCTACTGGATCGACCGCGCCTACTGGGGCCGGGGCGTCGCCACGGCGGCGCTGCGGGCCCTGCTGGCCGAGGTACCCGAACGGCCGCTGTACGCGCGGGCGGCGGCCGACAACGCCGCGTCGCTGCGGGTGCTGCACAAGTGCGGGTTCCGCGAGACGGCCAGGGCCCGGGGGTACGCGAGCGGGCGGGGCCGGCAGATCGAGGAGGTCGTGCTCGTCCTGGACGCCTGA
- a CDS encoding DUF1349 domain-containing protein — translation MDVELPELPFPLRTYGPDGHWSYEDGVLTGWAGPRQDRFVTPTGEALDPASDAPRLLGAPDGDFQLIARVTVGFSASFDAGVLYVHVGDRAWAKLCLEYSPDVPTVCTVVTRGHSDDANSFTVQGSSVWLRISRTGRAFAFHASRDGERWTFVRLFTLGDEKETGDALVGFMTQSPLGEGCVVTYDHLEFRTSWPSDLRDGS, via the coding sequence ATGGACGTGGAACTCCCCGAACTCCCCTTCCCGCTCCGCACCTACGGGCCCGACGGGCACTGGTCGTACGAGGACGGTGTGCTCACCGGGTGGGCCGGCCCCCGGCAGGACCGGTTCGTCACGCCCACCGGGGAGGCCCTGGACCCCGCCTCCGACGCGCCCCGGCTGCTGGGTGCGCCGGACGGGGACTTCCAGCTGATCGCCCGGGTCACCGTCGGGTTCAGCGCGTCCTTCGACGCCGGCGTGCTGTACGTCCACGTCGGTGACCGGGCCTGGGCCAAGCTCTGTCTGGAGTACTCCCCGGACGTGCCCACCGTCTGCACGGTGGTCACCCGGGGACACTCCGACGACGCCAACTCCTTCACCGTGCAGGGGAGTTCGGTGTGGCTGCGGATCAGCCGGACCGGCCGGGCCTTCGCCTTCCACGCCTCCCGGGACGGCGAGCGCTGGACCTTCGTCCGGCTGTTCACCCTCGGCGACGAGAAGGAGACCGGGGACGCGCTGGTCGGCTTCATGACCCAGTCGCCACTGGGGGAGGGGTGCGTGGTCACGTACGACCACCTCGAGTTCAGGACGTCCTGGCCGAGCGACCTGCGAGACGGAAGCTGA
- a CDS encoding DsbA family oxidoreductase, translating into MRVEIWSDIACPWCYVGKARFEKALAAFPHREDVEVVHRSFELDPGRAKGDVQPVITMLTRKYGMSEAQAEAGEDNLGAQAAAEGLDYRTRGRDHGNTFDMHRLLHFAKEQGRQDELIQILYRANFAEERSVFTEGDERLVELAVEAGLDAEAARAVLADPSRYAEEVRADEREAAQLGANGVPFFVLDRTYGVSGAQPAEVFTRALTQAWGERSPLKLVEQTGADACGPDGCAVPQH; encoded by the coding sequence ATGCGCGTCGAGATCTGGAGCGACATCGCCTGCCCCTGGTGCTATGTGGGCAAGGCCCGCTTCGAGAAGGCGCTGGCTGCCTTCCCGCACCGCGAGGACGTCGAGGTCGTGCACCGCTCCTTCGAGCTGGACCCGGGCCGCGCCAAGGGCGACGTCCAGCCGGTGATCACCATGCTGACCAGGAAGTACGGCATGAGCGAGGCCCAGGCCGAGGCCGGCGAGGACAACCTCGGTGCCCAGGCCGCCGCCGAGGGCCTGGACTACCGCACCCGGGGCCGCGACCACGGCAACACCTTCGACATGCACCGCCTGCTGCACTTCGCCAAGGAGCAGGGCAGGCAGGACGAGCTGATCCAGATCCTGTACCGGGCCAACTTCGCCGAGGAGCGGTCCGTCTTCACCGAGGGCGACGAGCGGCTCGTCGAACTCGCCGTGGAGGCCGGTCTCGACGCCGAGGCCGCCCGCGCGGTGCTCGCCGACCCCTCCCGCTACGCCGAGGAGGTCCGCGCCGACGAGCGCGAGGCCGCCCAGCTCGGCGCGAACGGCGTGCCCTTCTTCGTCCTCGACCGCACGTACGGCGTCTCCGGCGCCCAGCCCGCCGAGGTCTTCACCCGGGCGCTGACCCAGGCCTGGGGCGAGCGCTCCCCGCTGAAGCTGGTCGAGCAGACCGGTGCCGACGCCTGCGGCCCGGACGGGTGCGCGGTGCCGCAGCACTGA
- a CDS encoding GNAT family N-acetyltransferase: MISQRVTSGPVIRTALPAEAEVIAELHLRARSTYYPDGVPQADFDWTEAWRASIGRPDGQVLCAVEQGRIVGIASFRPPEGACADTVKLFQFHVDPDHWRSGIGTALHAACVEEWRVGGKRTAVLDVHVDNRRAQAFYDRQGWAPDPENPPAEGDHHLFLRYAVPPRE; encoded by the coding sequence ATGATCAGTCAACGTGTCACGAGCGGCCCGGTGATCCGTACCGCCCTGCCCGCCGAGGCCGAGGTCATCGCCGAGCTTCACCTCCGGGCCCGTTCGACGTACTACCCGGACGGTGTCCCGCAGGCCGATTTCGACTGGACCGAGGCCTGGCGGGCCTCCATCGGGCGTCCCGACGGCCAGGTGCTGTGCGCCGTCGAGCAGGGCCGGATCGTCGGCATCGCCTCCTTCCGCCCCCCGGAGGGCGCCTGCGCCGACACCGTCAAGCTCTTCCAGTTCCACGTCGACCCCGACCACTGGCGCTCCGGGATCGGTACGGCCCTGCACGCGGCCTGTGTGGAGGAGTGGCGGGTGGGTGGCAAGCGCACGGCGGTCCTCGACGTCCACGTGGACAACCGACGGGCCCAGGCCTTCTACGACCGCCAGGGCTGGGCGCCGGACCCGGAGAACCCGCCGGCCGAGGGCGACCACCACCTCTTCCTGAGGTACGCCGTGCCACCCCGGGAATGA
- a CDS encoding aminotransferase class V-fold PLP-dependent enzyme, producing the protein METTETFDSRVRAEFAPKSTYLNTASNSLLPARTVAALHEAALLRAEGRPLIPLHEDVEACRAGYGRLAGVPATRVAAGASVAAHTGVIAASLPAGAEVLTAEDDFTSVLNPFHVRGDLKVRTVPLERIAESVRPGTALVAVSAAQSADGRLAGLAALREAARAHGARTYVDFSQAAGWLPMDADAYDFTATVSFKWLLGPHGAAFLTVPEDFGGLSPVLAGWVAAEQPWDSCYGPVAELAHSARRFDLTHALFTFAGLRRSLELIEELGVAAVHAHDVALADRFRAGLAALGHEPVPAPGSAIVSVPELGSRQPELSEAGIEVSNRAGNLRASFHLFNTPADVDRLLDALAG; encoded by the coding sequence ATGGAGACCACGGAGACGTTCGACAGCCGCGTCCGCGCCGAGTTCGCCCCCAAGAGCACCTATCTCAACACCGCCAGCAACAGCCTGCTGCCCGCCCGCACCGTCGCCGCCCTGCACGAGGCGGCGCTGCTGCGGGCCGAGGGCCGGCCGCTGATCCCGCTGCACGAGGACGTGGAGGCCTGCCGGGCCGGATACGGCCGGCTCGCCGGCGTCCCCGCCACCCGGGTGGCCGCGGGCGCCTCGGTCGCGGCGCACACCGGGGTGATCGCCGCCTCGCTGCCCGCCGGCGCGGAGGTCCTCACCGCCGAGGACGACTTCACCTCCGTACTGAACCCGTTCCACGTCCGCGGTGACCTCAAGGTCCGCACGGTCCCGCTGGAGCGGATCGCCGAGTCGGTCCGCCCCGGCACCGCGCTGGTCGCGGTCAGCGCCGCCCAGTCCGCCGACGGGCGCCTCGCCGGCCTGGCCGCCCTCAGGGAGGCCGCCCGCGCGCACGGGGCACGCACCTACGTCGACTTCTCCCAGGCCGCCGGCTGGCTGCCGATGGACGCGGACGCCTACGACTTCACCGCCACGGTCTCCTTCAAGTGGCTGCTCGGCCCGCACGGCGCGGCCTTCCTCACGGTCCCCGAGGACTTCGGCGGGCTGAGCCCGGTGCTCGCCGGCTGGGTCGCGGCCGAGCAGCCGTGGGACAGCTGTTACGGCCCGGTCGCCGAACTCGCCCACTCCGCACGGCGATTCGATCTCACCCACGCCCTGTTCACCTTCGCGGGCCTGCGTCGCTCGCTGGAGCTGATCGAGGAACTGGGCGTCGCCGCCGTGCACGCCCACGACGTCGCCCTCGCCGACCGGTTCCGGGCGGGGCTGGCCGCCCTCGGCCACGAGCCGGTGCCCGCCCCGGGCTCGGCGATCGTCTCGGTGCCGGAACTCGGCTCCCGGCAGCCCGAGTTGAGCGAGGCGGGCATCGAGGTCTCCAACCGCGCGGGCAACCTCCGCGCGTCCTTCCACCTCTTCAACACCCCCGCCGACGTCGACCGTCTGCTGGACGCGCTGGCCGGCTGA
- a CDS encoding IclR family transcriptional regulator, which yields MSAGETGGAQVKSAVRTVELLEYFAGKPGMHSLAAVQEAVGYPKSSLYMLLRTLVELGWVETDATGTRYGIGVRALLVGTSYIDGDEVVAAARPTLDRLSDDTTETIHLARLDGTNVVYLATRQSQHYLRPFTRVGRRLPAHSTSLGKAILATYTDEQVRKLLPETLPALTENTLTDREKLIEELHQVREQGFAVDREENTLGLRCFGVAIPYRTPARDAISCSVPVARLTPAHEQMIKDALFDARDRLTLATRRL from the coding sequence ATGTCGGCTGGCGAGACAGGCGGGGCGCAGGTCAAGTCCGCGGTACGGACCGTTGAATTGCTCGAGTACTTCGCCGGCAAGCCCGGCATGCACTCCCTCGCGGCCGTGCAGGAGGCCGTCGGATACCCCAAGTCCAGCCTGTACATGCTGCTGCGCACGCTCGTGGAGCTGGGCTGGGTGGAGACCGACGCGACGGGCACCCGGTACGGCATCGGGGTGCGGGCGCTGCTGGTCGGCACCTCGTACATCGACGGCGACGAGGTGGTGGCCGCCGCCCGGCCGACGCTCGACCGCCTCTCCGACGACACCACGGAGACCATCCACCTGGCCCGGCTCGACGGCACCAACGTCGTCTACCTCGCCACCCGGCAGTCCCAGCACTACCTGCGCCCCTTCACCCGGGTCGGGCGCCGGCTCCCGGCCCACTCCACCTCCCTCGGCAAGGCGATCCTCGCCACCTACACCGACGAACAGGTGCGCAAGCTGCTGCCGGAGACGCTGCCCGCGCTCACCGAGAACACCCTCACCGACCGGGAGAAGCTCATCGAGGAGCTGCACCAGGTGCGGGAGCAGGGCTTCGCGGTCGACCGCGAGGAGAACACCCTCGGCCTGCGCTGCTTCGGCGTGGCGATCCCCTACCGCACCCCCGCCCGGGACGCGATCAGCTGCTCGGTGCCGGTGGCCCGGCTGACCCCCGCCCACGAGCAGATGATCAAGGACGCGCTGTTCGACGCCCGCGACCGGCTGACGCTCGCGACGCGCAGGCTCTGA